GCAAGCAATGTGAAGAACGTAATGCTCGCGTAGTTGAATGGTGTGAACATGACCAAAAGGCTTTCGCGTGCATCTGCTTCGGTCTTGCCCGCAGCTACCAATGCAGCTATGCGTTCTTCCATCTTTTGCGGAAATTCATCCAGGTCGATGAACGTATAGTATAGGTAAAGGAAAACGCCCATGATCAAGGCATAGATCGCAGCATTGCTGAACTCGTTCCGCATCAGGTCCGGGAAACGAGTGGTACGGTCGCGCACTAACATGCGGTGCCCTGTGAAATAGATCAACGTGACCATCGCGAAAAAATGCACCAACATGAAGTCGGTACCCTCCGGCGGGTTTCCGGAATAGAAAAGGAATAGTCGCAGAGCAATTACAGCTATAGCAGCGAAGAGTGTTAGGGCCATAGCAAGGAGAACGTGTCAATTAGGACATGATACCTTCTCTTGATCATCACTGGCTAATTTAACCATTCATGCTCACCAGGAACTCTTCGTTGCTCTTGGTTCCCTCCATGTGCTTTTTCACGAATTCCATGGCTTCCACGGAGTTCATGTCAGCAAGGTGTTTACGCAGGATCCATGTGCGTTGCAACACGTCCTTGTGGTGAAGCAGATCGTCGCGACGTGTACCGCTGGCCATGATGTCGATGGCAGGGAAGATGCGGCGGTTGCTGATCTTACGGTCCAGTTGCAGTTCCATGTTACCGGTTCCTTTGAATTCCTCGAAGATCACCTCGTCCATTTTACTGCCGGTCTCCACAAGTGCAGTAGCAAGAATGGTCAATGAACC
This genomic window from Flavobacteriales bacterium contains:
- a CDS encoding DUF4199 domain-containing protein, translating into MALTLFAAIAVIALRLFLFYSGNPPEGTDFMLVHFFAMVTLIYFTGHRMLVRDRTTRFPDLMRNEFSNAAIYALIMGVFLYLYYTFIDLDEFPQKMEERIAALVAAGKTEADARESLLVMFTPFNYASITFFTLLAVGAFNALVIAATQHKLLRRFIR